One Candidatus Binatia bacterium DNA window includes the following coding sequences:
- a CDS encoding tyrosine protein kinase — protein sequence MSKIYEALKKAEQEREQSRSPALPRISPASPPKLPAVEEEYRKLRANLLTAAGLTGVRTILVTSPGHGEGATTVSLGLARALGKEKDSRVLLVEANLRTPALHRTLALPPDCGFARLLAGDGDEERATVRVEGLGFSVLPVGGSLEAAPRPDDLEVLGDLVGKLRGRFDFVVIDGAPVNLYADTSLLAPKADGVILVVEADRTPVAEADAAKRQLERVGARLLGAVLNRKRTYIPAFLEVLL from the coding sequence GTGAGCAAGATTTACGAGGCGCTGAAAAAGGCCGAGCAGGAGCGGGAACAGAGCCGATCCCCCGCGCTCCCTCGGATCTCGCCGGCGTCGCCGCCGAAACTTCCCGCGGTCGAGGAAGAATACCGGAAGCTGCGGGCGAATCTGCTGACGGCGGCGGGACTCACGGGCGTGCGGACCATCCTCGTGACGAGCCCGGGCCACGGAGAGGGCGCGACCACCGTTTCGCTCGGACTCGCGCGGGCCCTGGGAAAAGAGAAGGACTCGCGCGTGCTGCTCGTCGAGGCCAACCTTCGGACTCCCGCCCTGCATCGCACGCTGGCGCTGCCGCCGGACTGTGGCTTCGCCCGTTTGCTCGCCGGCGACGGGGACGAGGAAAGGGCCACCGTGCGAGTCGAGGGACTGGGATTCTCCGTCCTGCCCGTGGGTGGGAGCCTGGAGGCGGCTCCGCGGCCGGACGACCTGGAAGTGCTCGGGGATCTGGTGGGGAAGTTGCGGGGGCGGTTCGATTTCGTCGTGATCGACGGCGCTCCGGTGAACCTCTACGCGGACACTTCCCTCCTGGCGCCCAAGGCGGACGGCGTCATTCTGGTCGTGGAGGCCGACCGGACACCGGTCGCGGAAGCCGACGCGGCCAAGCGCCAGCTGGAAAGAGTGGGGGCGAGGCTTCTCGGAGCCGTGTTGAACCGCAAGCGGACGTACATTCCCGCCTTCCTCGAAGTCCTGCTCTGA